TGTCGCGCATCGTGCCCCCAAGTTTTTCCAGGGCCGCAGCCCAAGGACTGGGGTCAGGTCCGGCGGACCTGACCCCGGGTTTGTCGCCGCCGCGGGCGTTTTCTACAGTATCTCCGGATCCAGGTCGGTATCCGTCCCCAGCATCAGCTCCGCCGTCTCGCTCGGCAGCGCCTCCACCGACTTGAGCTTGCGCGCCATCTGCCGGCTGCGCACCTCGGCGTTCTCGATGCTCTTGGCCGCCTTCTCCAGCGTCAGGCGCGTATTACTGAGCACCGTGCCGAACTTGCCGAACTCGGTCTTCACCGCGCCCAGCACCTGCCACACTTCCGACGAACGCTTCTCCAGCGCCAGCGTGCGAAAGCCCATCTGCAGGCTGTTCAGGATGGCCGACAGCGTCGACGGGCCGGCGATCGACACGCGCAGGGTGCGTTGCAGATCGTCGGCCAGGCCGGGACGGCGCATCACTTCCGCATACAGTCCTTCGGTCGGCAGGAACAGGATGGCGAAGTCGGTGGTCAGCGGCGGCGAAAGGTACTTCTCGCAGATCGTCTTCGCCTCGCCGCGCACCGCGCGTTCCAGCTCGCGTCCCGCCAGCAGCACGCCGTCCGCGTCCGCCCGCTCGGCCGCCTCGACCAGCCGCTCGTACTGCTCCTTCGGGAATTTCGCGTCGATCGGTAGCCACACCGGCGCGCCGTCGTCGGATGCCCCCGGCAGCTTGATCGCAAATTCGACTCGCGCGCCGCTGCCCGGAATCGTCTCGACATTCTTCGCGTACTGGTCCACCGTCAGCACCTGCTCGAGCAGCATCTCCAGCTGCACTTCACCCCAGGTGCCACGCGTCTTCACGTTGGTGAGCACGCGTTTCAGGTCGCCCACGCCGATCGCCAGCTGCTGCATTTCGCCCAGGCCCTGGTGGACTTTTTCCAGCCGCTCGGACACCTGCCGGAACGATTCGGTCAGGCGCGTTTCCAGCGTGGCGTGCAGCTTCTCGTCCACCGTCTTGCGCATCTCTTCCAGGCGCGCGCCGTTATCGGTCTGCAGGTCGCGAATTTTCGTCTCCAGCGTGGCGCGCACTTCCAGCATGCGTTGTCCGAAACTGTCTGAAAAGCGCTTGAGCGTGGCCGCCTGCTCTTCGCGGCCCGTCATGGCCTGCTGGTGGATCTGCTGGCGCATCGCGTCGAGCTGCTGCGCGCTGGCCTGCTGGTTGTGCGCCAGCGTCGCGGCCAGCTCCTGGCGCGTCGCCTGCGCCGTTCCTTGCAGCGCGCGTTCGAGTCGTTCGAACTGGCTGTCCTGGTTGCCGCGGCCGCGCATCAGCCATACCAGCTGCAGCACCACGGCGATGGCCGCGAGCGCGGCGAGAATAAGGAATTCGGTCTGGGTCATCGGTCAGTCGGCCTTGTTGCGCATCCAGTCGGCGGTTTGATAGAACGACTCCATCAGGCGCAGCCGCAGCGCTTCGTCGATGCCGATATCTTCCATGGCCCACGCCATCGCGCGCAGCCACTGATCGCGCTCGCTGCTGCCGATGGCAAACGGCAGGTGGCGCGCGCGCAGGCGCGGGTGGCCGTGGCGCTCGACGAACAGGTCGGGCCCGCCCATCCAGCCGGAGAGGAACATGAACAGTTTTTCGCGCGAGCCTTCGGTGGTGGGCGGGTGCATCGCGCGGATGCCGGCAAATTCCGGCTCGAGTTCCATCAGGTCGTAAAACCGGTCAACCAGCTCGCGCACGCGCTGCTCGCCGCCGAAGACCTCGTACAAGGTGTGAGATTGTGTCATTGCGCCATCATAGCGCACGGCGGGCCGCGGCACATCTGTCAAATCTGCACCATTGTTGAGCTTGATTTAGATCAAACGGCACAGTCCGCTTGTGCGGGATCATGGTGTTGATCTTCATCAACCCTTCCCAAGCGAACAGGCATGCGGCTTCCGATCTTCCAGCACCCCAGCCTCACCGTGCTGGTCGACGACAGCGAAGCGTTCCTGGCGCGGCTGCAGCGCGAACTGGGCGACGCCATCGCCACCAGGGCGTTCGGCGACCCGCAAGCGGCGCTGGAATGGATGCGGGAACAGGCCGGTATCGGCAACCCCAAGGCGCCCGCGGTGGTGGTGGTCGATCAGCGGATGGCAGCGATGACTGGCGTTGGATTTTGCGCTGCCCTGGCCAGTCACCCGTGCAGGAAGATCCTGCTGACCGGCGCCGGCGACGAGCGCGCCGCGATCGACGCCTTCAATCGCGGCGTGATCGACCGCGCCATCTGCAAGAGCGACGACGACGCGCTGGACCAGCTGGCGGATGCGATCGCGGCGCTGCGCGATGAATATTTTCTGGCGTTGTCCGACGCGACGGTCCCGCCCCATGCGCTTGGCGATTACGGCTTCCTGGCCGACCCCGCGGTGGCCAGGCTGGTGCGCAAGGTCAGCGCGGCGCATGGCGTGGTCGAACACTACCTGCACGCCGCGCCGTGCGGGCTGATGCTGATGGACGCAGCGGGCGGCGAACGGCTGCTGGCGATCGAAACGGATGGCGGCATGCAGTCGCACCATGAGGTTGCGCGCGACAGCGGCGCGCCGCCCTCGCTGCTCGATGCGCTCGATGCGCGCTGCATCGTGCCGTGGTTCCGCAACGGCGACGGGATGTACGACGAATCGGTCGGGGAACGCTGGCACCGGTATTGCGAGCCGGCCCGCGTGTGCGAAGGCGCGCAGCGCTACTACTGGGCGCTGTTCGAAACCTGATGAATGTCGTACCTGCCGAGGCAGGTACCTATACCGAGCTGGCTTTCACCATATTGCGCGCTCAGCATGGGTACCTGCCTTCGCAGGTACGACATTCGAGGGCTAACCCTCGCGCAGGGTTTGCAGCGGCGGTTGCTTCAGCACATTGCGCAGCCCGAGCCAGCCGCCGGCAATGGCGCATGCCACGCCCACCGCCAGGCCGGCCAGCCAGACCACCGGACTGAAGCTCCACGCGAACTTGAACTGGTAGGTCGCCAGCGCCCAGCCCAGCGCCGCGGCGCCCGACGCCGCCAGCACGCCGGCCAGGCCGCCCACCAGCGAAAACTCGATCCACTGCGCCTGCGACAGCTGCCGGCGCGTGGCGCCGAGCGCGCGCAGCAGCCCGGCCTCGCGCGTGCGCTCGTCCTGCGATCCCATCAGCGCCGCGTACAGCACCAGCACGCCGGAGGCCAGCGTGAACAGGAACAGGAATTCGACCGCCGTCACCACCTGGTCCAGCACTTCCTGCAGCTGGCCGATGATGCCGCTCACGTCGATCACGGTCAGGTTGGGAAACTCGCGGGTAAGCGCGTTGGTCAGCGCGCTGTCCGCCGGCGGCAGACGGAACGCCGTCATGAACGTCTGCGGCATAGCGGCCATCGCGCGCGGGTTGATGATGACGAAGAAGTTGGCCCGCATCGAGCCCCATTCGAGCTTGCGCAGGCTGGTCACGCGCGCCTCGACCATCTGCCCGGCGACATCGAAGCGCATCACGTCGCCCAGTTTCAGGTGCAGCGACTTCGCGATGCCCTGCTCCACCGACGCCTCGGCCACGCCGGGCGTGTCGCTGTACCACTTGCCGGCGACAAGCTGGTTGGTCGGCTGCATGTCCTTCATGGTCGACAGGTTCAGTTCGCGGTCGACCTGGCGCCGCGCGTTCTCGTCGTAGTTGGCCGCGTCGATCGCATTGCCGTTGATCGCCGTCAGCCGGCCGCGGATCATCGGGTACAGCACCACGTCCCTGACGCGCGCGGCGCCAAGGCGCTGCTCCACCGCCTCCTTCTGGTCGGGCATGATGTTGATGACGAAGCGGTTCGGCGCGTCGGCCGGCGTGGAACTGCGCCAGGCCGACATCAGGTCGCCGCGCACCACGGTCAACAGCAGCAGCGCCATCAGGCCCAGCGCCAGCGACACTACCTGCACGATGGTGGCGCCCGGTCGCCGTTGCAGCGCGGTGACGGCGAAGCGCCAGCTTTGATGGTCGATCGCACCGCGCAGCCGGCGCAGCGACACTAGCCCGAGCCAGCCGGCCAGCGCGAAGACGGCGAAGCCGCCGAGGAAGCCGATGGCCGTGACCAGCGCCAGCTGCGTGTCGCCGGCCTGCCACAGCAGCAGCGCCACGAAAGCGCACACGCCCAGTCCATACGTGGCCAGCGCCATCTTGCGCGGCGGCGCCTGCTCGCGCCGGATCACGCGGTTGTGCGGCACGTTGCGCAGCTGGAGCACCGGCGGCAGCGCGAAGCCGACCAGCAGCAACATTCCGGTCGCGATCCCCTGCAGCGCCGGCAGCGGCGACACCGGCGGCAAATCGGTGCTGATGAATTTTCCGATCAGCTCGAGCAGCACGTAATGGGCTCCGAAGCCCACCAGCACGCCAAGCACGCTGCCGGCGAGGCCGACCAGCACGAATTCGGTCAGGTACAGCGCGGTCACCTGGTTCTGCGACAGCCCCAGGCAGCGCAGCATCGCGCAGGCGTCGAGATGGCGCAGCATGAAGCGGCGCGCCGCCATCGCCACCGCCACCGCCGCCAGCATCGCCGACAGCAGGCCGACCAGCGACAGGAAGCGGTCGGCGCGGTCCAGCGTGGCGCGCATCTCGGGCCGGCCGTTTTCCAGCGACTCGATGCGCACGCCCTTGATGTTCTGCGCGGCGATGCGCGCCTTCAGCCATTGCTCATACTGGTTCACGCGCGTCAGGTCGTTGTTCGACGGCGCCGCCACCTGCATCCGGTAGGTCACTCGCGAACCGTTGTCCACCAGGCCGGTGGCCGCCAGGTCGGCCATCGACAGCATCACGCGCGGCGCGAAATTGGCGAATGATGGCCCGCGATCCGGCTCGGCGGAGATCAGCTGCGCGATGGTGAAGGTCTTGTCGCCCAGCTTGAGCGGCGCGC
This window of the Massilia sp. R2A-15 genome carries:
- a CDS encoding DNA recombination protein RmuC, coding for MTQTEFLILAALAAIAVVLQLVWLMRGRGNQDSQFERLERALQGTAQATRQELAATLAHNQQASAQQLDAMRQQIHQQAMTGREEQAATLKRFSDSFGQRMLEVRATLETKIRDLQTDNGARLEEMRKTVDEKLHATLETRLTESFRQVSERLEKVHQGLGEMQQLAIGVGDLKRVLTNVKTRGTWGEVQLEMLLEQVLTVDQYAKNVETIPGSGARVEFAIKLPGASDDGAPVWLPIDAKFPKEQYERLVEAAERADADGVLLAGRELERAVRGEAKTICEKYLSPPLTTDFAILFLPTEGLYAEVMRRPGLADDLQRTLRVSIAGPSTLSAILNSLQMGFRTLALEKRSSEVWQVLGAVKTEFGKFGTVLSNTRLTLEKAAKSIENAEVRSRQMARKLKSVEALPSETAELMLGTDTDLDPEIL
- a CDS encoding group II truncated hemoglobin, yielding MTQSHTLYEVFGGEQRVRELVDRFYDLMELEPEFAGIRAMHPPTTEGSREKLFMFLSGWMGGPDLFVERHGHPRLRARHLPFAIGSSERDQWLRAMAWAMEDIGIDEALRLRLMESFYQTADWMRNKAD
- a CDS encoding response regulator, whose amino-acid sequence is MRLPIFQHPSLTVLVDDSEAFLARLQRELGDAIATRAFGDPQAALEWMREQAGIGNPKAPAVVVVDQRMAAMTGVGFCAALASHPCRKILLTGAGDERAAIDAFNRGVIDRAICKSDDDALDQLADAIAALRDEYFLALSDATVPPHALGDYGFLADPAVARLVRKVSAAHGVVEHYLHAAPCGLMLMDAAGGERLLAIETDGGMQSHHEVARDSGAPPSLLDALDARCIVPWFRNGDGMYDESVGERWHRYCEPARVCEGAQRYYWALFET
- a CDS encoding ABC transporter permease; translated protein: MLAQSFRMTARDWRAGELRFLLVALIVAVASLSAVGFFIDRMRSSLNRDAHQLLGADLLVNADQPVRAEWRAEAQRRGLVLADTVTFPSMAQAGEGEQSQAQLASVKAVSQGYPLRGQVRITTSAIEASAARGQKTAATPAPGTVWVDPNVLSGLKTTVGAPLKLGDKTFTIAQLISAEPDRGPSFANFAPRVMLSMADLAATGLVDNGSRVTYRMQVAAPSNNDLTRVNQYEQWLKARIAAQNIKGVRIESLENGRPEMRATLDRADRFLSLVGLLSAMLAAVAVAMAARRFMLRHLDACAMLRCLGLSQNQVTALYLTEFVLVGLAGSVLGVLVGFGAHYVLLELIGKFISTDLPPVSPLPALQGIATGMLLLVGFALPPVLQLRNVPHNRVIRREQAPPRKMALATYGLGVCAFVALLLWQAGDTQLALVTAIGFLGGFAVFALAGWLGLVSLRRLRGAIDHQSWRFAVTALQRRPGATIVQVVSLALGLMALLLLTVVRGDLMSAWRSSTPADAPNRFVINIMPDQKEAVEQRLGAARVRDVVLYPMIRGRLTAINGNAIDAANYDENARRQVDRELNLSTMKDMQPTNQLVAGKWYSDTPGVAEASVEQGIAKSLHLKLGDVMRFDVAGQMVEARVTSLRKLEWGSMRANFFVIINPRAMAAMPQTFMTAFRLPPADSALTNALTREFPNLTVIDVSGIIGQLQEVLDQVVTAVEFLFLFTLASGVLVLYAALMGSQDERTREAGLLRALGATRRQLSQAQWIEFSLVGGLAGVLAASGAAALGWALATYQFKFAWSFSPVVWLAGLAVGVACAIAGGWLGLRNVLKQPPLQTLREG